TGGCGGCTTGTTTGTTGTGGAAACCCTGTCGGTCATTCTTCAGGTAGGTTCCTACAAGTTGCGCAAAAAACGAATATTCAAGATGGCGCCTATCCATCACCACTTTGAAATAAGTGGTATTCCGGAATCTAAAGTCATTATCCGTTTTTGGATTATATCAATCCTGCTCGGTGTAATGGCTCTCAGTGTTCTCAAATTGCGTTAGGAGTTACTCGTGGAAAATAGACCACAGGTAGTTACGCCGGGATGTAAAGCTGTTGTCGTAGGCACTGGTCGTTCAGGTCAGGCTGCTGCTGCGCTTTTGCATTCCCTTGGTGCTTCTGTACGTATTGTGAATATGAATGAGGAATCTGTTCCGGACTCCTTCCGTAAAGTAATAGCTGAGTGCGGTTTTGAAACCGCGTTCGGTCCTCATACCGCAGAGCAATTTGCAGGTGCAGATATTGTTGTGCCCAGTCCGGGCGTTCCTATGCTCAAGCTTGCTGCGTTTGTTCCTGAACAAGCTGTTGTGTTGGCAGAGATGGAGCTTGCATGGTCATGCATCCCCGATATTCCAGCCATCGCTGTGACGGGAACAAACGGTAAGACAACTACTGTCCGTCTTTGCGATGCAATGCTTCGCAAGGCAGGAAAGCGCGTGTTCCTTGGTGGTAACATCGGGACGCCGCTCAGTGAGTTTGTATTGGAAAAACAAACAGCGGATGTGCTTGTTTTGGAAGTCTCAAGCTTTCAATTGCAAACATGCCGTCACTTCCGCCCATCCGTGGGGCTGTTGCTAAACGTTACAGAAGATCACCTCGATTATCACCACGATATTCAAGAATACATTGATGCCAAGTTGCAAATGTTTTCCAACATGAAAGAGGGGGATGCGGCATTGCTTGGCGAAAATGTTCAGGCACTTGTTGCCAAGGCAGCGAATGCCGGACTTCAGCAGGCTGACGTCAGTGTATTTTCTGATACTGGACGCTTTGCATCCGCTTCATTGAAAGGTGAGCACAACCGATTGAATATGGAAGCTGCCTTTGCTGCGACCAGACAATTCGGAGTGTCGCTTGATGATGCTCTTGCAGCTGTAAAAGATTTTTCTGCTGCCCCTCATACGTTGGAAGTTGTTGCTGAAGGTAACGGAATTGTTTTTGTGAACGATTCTAAAGCGACAACCGTTGATTCTGTGCGGGCGGCACTGGAAAGCTTTGCAGAACCTGTATTGCTTCTTGCCGGTGGTCATTATAAAGGCGGCGATCTTACATCTCTTACTGATTTGCTGAAAAAGCATGTTCGTGCTGTAGGTCTGTATGGTGACAGCAAAGAGGTGTTTGAATCTGCTTGGACTGGCGTTGTTGATCTGGAGTGGCATGAGGCTATGGAAGATGCTGCCCGATCCTTGATGCAAAAAGCGCAGG
The nucleotide sequence above comes from Halodesulfovibrio sp.. Encoded proteins:
- the murD gene encoding UDP-N-acetylmuramoyl-L-alanine--D-glutamate ligase, translating into MENRPQVVTPGCKAVVVGTGRSGQAAAALLHSLGASVRIVNMNEESVPDSFRKVIAECGFETAFGPHTAEQFAGADIVVPSPGVPMLKLAAFVPEQAVVLAEMELAWSCIPDIPAIAVTGTNGKTTTVRLCDAMLRKAGKRVFLGGNIGTPLSEFVLEKQTADVLVLEVSSFQLQTCRHFRPSVGLLLNVTEDHLDYHHDIQEYIDAKLQMFSNMKEGDAALLGENVQALVAKAANAGLQQADVSVFSDTGRFASASLKGEHNRLNMEAAFAATRQFGVSLDDALAAVKDFSAAPHTLEVVAEGNGIVFVNDSKATTVDSVRAALESFAEPVLLLAGGHYKGGDLTSLTDLLKKHVRAVGLYGDSKEVFESAWTGVVDLEWHEAMEDAARSLMQKAQEGDVMLLSPATSSFDQYANYKARGDDFTRIARNLSE